A part of Aspergillus flavus chromosome 1, complete sequence genomic DNA contains:
- a CDS encoding uncharacterized protein (of unknown function-domain containing protein) gives MSRYVSHGRGGAGNIFSGESHTTPKDLVTPTIKQDIYTTGRGGSGNMVVNDPQRPEIARESQDVEAPPLRVEEAPHHTGRGGAANAYIPSPEEEKKAREEEEEQLRRIRTASRDRLKDAERAAEKRSESSSS, from the exons ATGAGTCGCTACGTATCTCACGGCCGCGGAGGCGCAG GCAATATCTTCTCCGGCGAAAGCCATACCACGCCGAAAGATCTCGTCACACCCACGATCAAACAAGACATTTATACCACCGGTCGCGGCGGCTCAGGAAATATGGTCGTAAACGATCCCCAGCGCCCAGAGATTGCGCGCGAGAGTCAGGACGTAGAAGCGCCGCCATTGCGTGTCGAGGAGGCTCCCCATCACACTGGACGGG GTGGCGCCGCAAATGCGTATATTCCATCCcccgaagaagagaagaaggctcgtgaggaagaggaggaacaATTGCGCCGAATTCGCACTGCGTCTAGAGACCGACTGAAGGATGCCGAGCGTGCTGCCGAAAAGCGCAGCGAGTCATCGTCGAGTTGA